A genome region from Deltaproteobacteria bacterium includes the following:
- the rfbA gene encoding glucose-1-phosphate thymidylyltransferase RfbA, with amino-acid sequence MKGIILAGGSGTRLYPITRAVCKQLLPIYDKPMIYYPLSALMLAGIRDILIISTPQDLPRFKEILGDGSPLGINLYYNEQPHPNGLAEAFVIGKEFIGKDSVCLVLGDNIFYGHGLVDLFKKAKYHVETNGGSAVFGYYVKEPERYGVVEFDTNGNVLSIEEKPKNPKSNYAVTGLYFYDNDVIEIAMNIKPSWRGELEITDVNNEYLKMGKLKIELLGRGYAWLDTGTYENLLEAGEFIATIEKRQGLKIACIEEIAYRLGYIDKGQLLVLAENFKNNGYGQYLLNILR; translated from the coding sequence ATGAAGGGAATAATATTAGCAGGCGGCAGCGGAACCCGCCTTTATCCAATAACAAGGGCTGTTTGCAAGCAGTTGCTCCCAATCTACGATAAGCCAATGATATATTATCCCTTGTCAGCCCTCATGCTCGCAGGGATAAGGGACATCCTCATAATTTCCACACCTCAAGATTTGCCGCGGTTTAAAGAAATACTTGGTGACGGAAGCCCATTAGGTATAAATCTTTATTATAATGAACAGCCCCATCCAAATGGACTTGCTGAGGCGTTTGTCATTGGTAAGGAATTTATTGGTAAAGATAGTGTTTGCCTTGTGCTTGGCGATAATATCTTTTATGGGCACGGGCTTGTAGACCTTTTTAAAAAGGCCAAATATCATGTTGAAACGAATGGAGGCTCTGCGGTATTCGGGTATTATGTGAAAGAACCTGAACGATATGGGGTGGTTGAGTTTGATACTAATGGAAATGTTTTGTCCATAGAAGAAAAACCTAAAAATCCAAAGTCAAACTATGCAGTAACAGGTCTGTATTTTTATGATAATGATGTTATAGAGATTGCCATGAATATAAAGCCCTCATGGAGGGGTGAACTTGAGATAACAGATGTAAATAATGAGTACTTAAAGATGGGTAAACTCAAGATTGAACTTCTTGGAAGGGGATATGCGTGGCTTGATACAGGCACATATGAAAATCTTCTGGAGGCAGGGGAGTTTATAGCAACGATTGAGAAAAGGCAGGGTCTAAAGATAGCGTGCATAGAGGAGATTGCCTACAGACTGGGCTATATAGATAAAGGGCAGTTACTAGTTCTTGCAGAGAATTTCAAGAACAATGGGTATGGGCAGTATCTCTTGAATATATTGAGGTAG